In the genome of Treponema sp. J25, one region contains:
- the cas5c gene encoding type I-C CRISPR-associated protein Cas5c has protein sequence MGYGITIRVQGDYALFTRPEMKVERVSYDVITPSAARGIIEAVYWKPAIRWVIEKIHVLKEIQFTNIRRNEVSDKASVDNALQVMKGANKPLYIAATEARQQRAAMVLKDVDYVIEAHFELTEKAGPDDTKEKHYNMVLRRLRNGQHFHAPCLGTREFPARVMLIEDKGGIPTSPLTGKRDLGYMLYDLDFSNPRDIQPMFFRAVMEDGEITVPKPEEVRR, from the coding sequence ATGGGATATGGTATTACCATCCGAGTACAGGGTGATTATGCCCTGTTCACCCGTCCCGAAATGAAAGTGGAGCGCGTCAGCTATGATGTTATCACCCCGTCGGCGGCGCGCGGTATTATCGAGGCTGTCTATTGGAAACCCGCCATTCGCTGGGTGATAGAGAAAATCCACGTCCTTAAGGAAATCCAGTTCACCAACATCCGCCGTAACGAGGTGAGCGACAAGGCGTCGGTGGATAACGCCTTGCAGGTGATGAAGGGCGCAAACAAGCCGCTCTACATCGCCGCCACCGAAGCCCGCCAGCAGCGCGCCGCGATGGTCTTGAAGGATGTGGATTACGTCATCGAGGCGCACTTCGAGTTGACCGAAAAGGCGGGACCAGATGACACGAAAGAGAAGCACTACAACATGGTCTTGCGCCGCCTGCGGAACGGGCAGCATTTCCACGCCCCCTGCCTGGGGACGCGCGAGTTCCCTGCCAGAGTGATGCTCATCGAAGACAAAGGCGGCATTCCCACAAGCCCGCTGACAGGTAAACGTGACTTGGGCTACATGCTCTACGACCTGGATTTCTCCAACCCGCGCGACATTCAGCCGATGTTCTTCCGCGCTGTCATGGAAGACGGCGAGATTACCGTGCCAAAACCTGAGGAGGTGCGGCGATGA
- the cas3 gene encoding CRISPR-associated helicase Cas3': MNRAENKASRLLQIETLLLAHPEGLSQAELARRLQVDRSTINRYLTDLPSYIYEDDDRTLKIDRKADLINLQLNLHEAMALHLSSRLLATRSDKKNPHAASALRKLGMAMKLWADRLSQQILVAADIMDSDIQIDDPNYLRILELLTEGWANLQKVRIWHRSEKLDKVFVYVVSPYFIEPYATGQTTQLICFSEPPGALRTYKIERIERAEKTTEKYTIPTDFNLREHLANAWAIWTTEEEPKHVVLRFHPRVAQRVKESRWHLSQKIQEQENGYLLWQADIAETTEMLPWIRGWGADVEVLEPPELREVLVKEAKRLVKLYGIAVLNEPQTRFFAHRREGEVHEYWQPLIEHLRNTAELARKFGADANVAELAYIAGLVHDLGKYSTEFQKRLEGIGPRVDHSTAGAKELKKLLEGTPQQVFAQLLAYPILGHHAGLPDYGSETDLESSTVCGRLKNHISDYNEYQSELDLSSLEFPQRLPIRPLRLPVFYEKQSKDYLGFSLSFLTRMIYSALVDADFQETETYMKGAKPRGGHDNIPVLRDKLDKYLKRFENPNSEINRKRNEILHACIEKGKTESPGFFSLTVPTGGGKTLASMAFALHHAAEHGLKRVIYVIPFTTIIEQNAGVFKDIFGEENVLEHHSHFDWESKRKDNPDDRTNSVLTKLKLATENWDIPIVVTTNVQFFESLFSNKSSHCRKLHNIARSVIIFDEAQMLPREYMRPSMAAIWELVVNYGASVLFCTATQPGLERFLPEKTEVKELAPNPQQLFNFFKRVVVKHLGELTDRDLLTRLNKHEQVLCIVNTRRHASGLFVGLQGEGNYHLSTLMCAAHRRIRLEEIKERLAKGQLCRVISTTVMEAGIDLDFPVGYRALTGLDSINQAAGRINREMKRSVSEMFVFEPKSELIKKMPFFLKQTAEVARMVLREHAEAPISIPAIQAFFGQLYNLQEPQAFDFKHIMECFDDTDGRFKFETAAQAFHIIEDPTVTVIIPYNKEAEILIDELKYTDYPLSTLRKLQPYTVSIFENEFDRLSAKGVIQTIEDTYHFLNPEAMNDFYDPQRGLLVPDNGGGEGLLF, encoded by the coding sequence ATGAACAGAGCGGAAAATAAGGCAAGTCGTTTATTACAGATTGAAACACTCCTTCTAGCTCATCCCGAAGGACTCTCCCAGGCAGAACTAGCTCGTCGATTACAGGTAGATCGCTCCACTATCAATCGATACCTCACAGATCTTCCTTCTTACATTTATGAAGATGATGATAGAACGCTGAAAATAGATCGGAAGGCAGATCTAATCAATCTTCAGTTAAACCTCCATGAAGCGATGGCCCTGCATTTGTCGTCGAGACTTCTTGCAACACGATCAGATAAGAAAAACCCTCATGCAGCATCGGCCTTGAGAAAACTTGGTATGGCCATGAAACTTTGGGCAGACCGCCTCAGTCAGCAAATTCTTGTGGCAGCCGATATAATGGATAGTGATATCCAAATAGACGATCCCAATTATTTACGTATTTTAGAACTCCTAACAGAAGGTTGGGCTAACCTTCAAAAGGTCAGAATTTGGCATCGAAGTGAAAAGTTGGATAAAGTATTTGTTTACGTTGTAAGTCCTTATTTTATTGAACCATACGCGACAGGACAAACCACCCAACTTATATGTTTTAGTGAACCTCCAGGAGCACTTCGTACCTACAAGATTGAACGGATTGAACGGGCTGAAAAAACGACAGAAAAGTATACTATTCCCACAGATTTTAATCTACGAGAACATTTAGCAAATGCCTGGGCAATTTGGACTACCGAAGAAGAACCAAAGCATGTGGTGTTGCGATTTCATCCAAGAGTCGCTCAACGGGTAAAAGAAAGCCGATGGCATCTATCCCAAAAAATTCAGGAACAGGAAAATGGTTATCTTTTATGGCAGGCAGACATAGCTGAGACTACTGAAATGCTTCCCTGGATTCGTGGCTGGGGAGCGGATGTGGAAGTACTGGAACCACCAGAACTGCGTGAAGTTCTGGTGAAGGAGGCAAAGCGACTAGTAAAACTGTATGGGATAGCAGTTCTCAACGAACCGCAAACCCGTTTCTTCGCTCACCGTCGCGAAGGGGAAGTCCACGAATACTGGCAGCCACTCATTGAACACTTGCGAAACACAGCTGAACTTGCCCGAAAGTTCGGGGCGGACGCCAACGTCGCAGAGTTAGCATACATTGCGGGATTGGTTCACGATTTGGGCAAATACTCCACCGAGTTTCAAAAGCGGTTAGAAGGTATAGGCCCACGGGTAGACCATTCTACAGCAGGGGCAAAGGAACTCAAAAAGCTGCTCGAAGGCACACCCCAACAAGTCTTTGCTCAACTACTGGCATATCCCATTCTGGGACATCATGCAGGCTTGCCCGATTATGGCAGTGAAACTGATTTGGAAAGCAGTACCGTCTGTGGGCGGCTAAAAAACCACATTTCTGATTACAACGAATACCAAAGCGAGTTGGACTTGTCTTCTTTGGAATTTCCGCAACGTTTGCCTATTCGCCCCTTGCGCCTACCCGTTTTTTATGAAAAACAGTCCAAAGACTATCTCGGATTTTCGCTTTCTTTCCTGACACGCATGATTTACTCTGCACTGGTAGACGCCGACTTTCAAGAAACTGAAACCTACATGAAAGGCGCAAAGCCGCGCGGCGGACATGACAACATCCCAGTTTTGCGCGATAAACTGGACAAATACCTGAAACGCTTCGAAAATCCGAACAGCGAGATCAACCGCAAGCGCAATGAGATACTCCATGCCTGCATTGAAAAAGGTAAGACCGAATCGCCGGGCTTTTTCTCGCTGACTGTACCCACAGGTGGCGGCAAGACACTGGCTTCGATGGCGTTTGCGCTCCATCACGCCGCTGAACATGGCTTAAAGCGCGTCATCTATGTTATCCCGTTTACGACCATCATCGAACAGAATGCCGGGGTGTTCAAAGATATCTTTGGGGAAGAGAACGTGCTGGAGCATCACTCCCACTTCGACTGGGAAAGTAAGAGGAAAGACAATCCTGATGACCGCACAAACAGCGTACTTACCAAACTAAAACTGGCTACGGAGAACTGGGATATCCCTATCGTGGTTACGACCAACGTGCAATTCTTCGAGTCGTTATTTTCCAACAAATCATCACATTGCCGCAAACTGCATAACATTGCCAGAAGCGTGATTATCTTTGACGAAGCCCAAATGCTGCCCCGCGAGTACATGCGCCCGTCGATGGCGGCGATTTGGGAATTGGTGGTCAACTACGGCGCAAGCGTACTCTTTTGTACGGCTACTCAGCCAGGGCTGGAACGTTTCCTGCCCGAAAAGACAGAAGTTAAGGAACTCGCACCCAATCCGCAGCAGTTGTTCAATTTCTTCAAGCGCGTGGTAGTAAAACATCTCGGCGAGCTTACCGATAGAGATCTGCTTACTCGTCTGAACAAACACGAGCAAGTTCTGTGCATTGTCAACACCCGCCGCCACGCCAGCGGACTGTTCGTCGGTTTGCAGGGCGAGGGGAACTATCATCTTTCAACGTTGATGTGTGCCGCCCATCGTCGCATCAGACTGGAAGAAATCAAAGAACGACTTGCAAAGGGGCAGCTCTGTCGTGTCATATCGACAACGGTTATGGAAGCGGGCATTGATCTAGACTTCCCTGTTGGATACCGCGCCCTGACGGGACTGGATTCCATCAATCAGGCAGCAGGACGCATCAACCGCGAAATGAAGCGCAGCGTGAGCGAGATGTTCGTCTTCGAACCGAAGTCGGAGCTTATCAAGAAAATGCCCTTTTTCCTGAAACAAACCGCCGAAGTTGCCCGGATGGTTTTACGCGAACACGCAGAAGCGCCAATTTCTATTCCTGCTATTCAGGCGTTTTTCGGACAGTTGTACAACCTTCAAGAGCCGCAGGCATTTGACTTCAAGCACATCATGGAATGCTTCGATGACACAGACGGCAGGTTCAAGTTCGAGACGGCGGCACAGGCGTTCCACATCATCGAGGACCCAACCGTAACAGTAATCATTCCATATAACAAGGAGGCAGAAATACTCATCGATGAGTTAAAATATACCGATTATCCATTATCTACATTACGAAAACTTCAGCCCTACACAGTTTCAATTTTTGAGAATGAGTTTGACAGGCTCAGTGCGAAAGGGGTGATTCAGACTATCGAAGACACGTATCACTTTCTTAACCCAGAGGCAATGAACGATTTTTATGATCCCCAGCGTGGCCTACTCGTTCCTGACAATGGTGGTGGCGAGGGGTTGTTGTTTTAA
- a CDS encoding DUF2804 domain-containing protein, whose translation MQREITEPLRLLTPEGHLTSEGWARFPYWEYRRDDIKASSLRIKEWDYYMVFSHHGQWGISFTLSDLGYLGLAALCFLDFTQGYYHQVENLSILPLGRLGLPESSTQEGEINVSSRKLSLKYTYQRGKRTIAFASPLVQDSQGNRGIEGTIELEQPENLESTVIATSWKENRRAFYYNQKVNCMPARGNLRIGNHTYTLNPETDRGSLDWGRGVWTYKNTWYWASLSTVYKGTSLGFNLGYGFSDRSPASENTILYDGRIHKLEEVTFHFNPQNHMEGWHFSSSDGRVELTLHPRIDRQSNFNFGVLQSRQHQVFGEFSGSLILDSGERLDLPPTLGMTEHVYNRW comes from the coding sequence ATGCAACGAGAAATAACCGAGCCCCTGAGGCTCCTCACCCCTGAGGGACACCTTACCAGCGAAGGCTGGGCCCGCTTCCCCTACTGGGAATATCGACGGGATGACATCAAGGCAAGTTCCCTCCGCATCAAAGAATGGGATTATTACATGGTTTTTTCCCACCACGGTCAGTGGGGAATCAGTTTTACCTTGAGCGATTTGGGGTACCTGGGTCTTGCGGCCCTTTGTTTCTTAGATTTTACGCAGGGTTATTATCATCAAGTAGAAAATCTTAGCATCCTTCCTTTAGGGCGCCTCGGTCTTCCAGAGTCCTCTACCCAGGAAGGGGAAATCAATGTTTCCTCTCGAAAGCTTTCCCTGAAGTATACCTACCAGCGAGGCAAACGGACCATTGCCTTTGCAAGTCCCCTGGTCCAGGACTCCCAGGGGAACAGAGGAATTGAAGGGACCATCGAACTTGAACAGCCTGAAAACCTTGAAAGTACAGTAATTGCCACCAGTTGGAAAGAAAACCGGCGGGCCTTTTACTATAACCAAAAGGTAAACTGCATGCCCGCCCGGGGGAATCTTCGCATCGGAAACCACACATATACATTGAACCCAGAAACCGACAGGGGAAGCCTTGATTGGGGCCGCGGGGTCTGGACCTACAAAAACACCTGGTACTGGGCATCCCTTTCCACCGTATATAAGGGGACCTCTTTAGGCTTTAACTTAGGGTACGGTTTTTCTGACCGCAGTCCTGCTTCGGAAAACACCATCCTGTATGATGGCCGGATCCATAAGCTTGAAGAAGTTACCTTTCATTTTAACCCCCAGAATCATATGGAAGGCTGGCACTTCTCCAGTTCCGATGGCAGGGTAGAACTAACACTCCACCCCCGTATTGACCGACAATCGAATTTCAACTTTGGGGTTCTGCAATCCCGCCAGCACCAGGTGTTCGGCGAGTTCTCTGGTTCCCTCATTTTAGATTCAGGAGAACGGCTAGACCTCCCTCCCACCCTCGGCATGACCGAGCATGTATATAACAGGTGGTAA
- the trpA gene encoding tryptophan synthase subunit alpha: MDKIRLMAHLVAGFPDASGCRAAAEGLIEGGASYLEIQIPFSDPSADGPVIQSACAAALANGYSVSQALDFLESLHRDFPQVPLFVMAYASLVVTPGVEQFVHMMAQRGVMGLIVPDLPFDRDEGLAEACAHQGLVSIPVAAPSMRSERLERMAHLGRAYLYAALRTGITGTTTTIGEGTLQFLKACAAGGSKVLGGFGIRSHTQARAVAPLVHAVVAGSVFVETIQEAVEAHRVSRSASFKGSIEVRDTAIRENIRQKAQEITRGE; the protein is encoded by the coding sequence ATGGATAAGATTCGCCTTATGGCCCACCTTGTGGCGGGCTTCCCTGACGCCTCTGGTTGCCGGGCCGCCGCCGAAGGGCTTATCGAAGGGGGAGCATCCTACCTGGAAATACAAATCCCCTTTAGTGACCCCAGCGCTGATGGTCCGGTTATTCAAAGTGCCTGCGCTGCAGCCCTGGCCAACGGGTATTCGGTGAGCCAGGCTCTGGATTTTCTTGAGTCCCTTCACAGGGACTTTCCCCAGGTGCCCCTTTTTGTGATGGCCTACGCAAGCCTCGTGGTAACCCCGGGGGTAGAACAGTTTGTGCATATGATGGCTCAACGAGGGGTGATGGGGCTCATCGTGCCGGATTTACCCTTTGACAGAGATGAAGGCCTTGCGGAGGCCTGTGCACACCAGGGCCTTGTTTCTATTCCCGTGGCGGCCCCGTCCATGCGTTCCGAACGGCTTGAACGGATGGCCCACTTAGGCCGCGCCTACTTGTACGCGGCGCTCCGTACCGGGATTACCGGAACTACCACCACTATCGGCGAAGGGACCCTTCAATTCTTAAAGGCCTGTGCCGCTGGCGGTTCTAAGGTTCTCGGGGGATTCGGAATTCGTTCCCATACCCAGGCCCGAGCCGTGGCTCCGCTGGTGCATGCGGTGGTAGCCGGTTCAGTCTTTGTAGAAACCATCCAGGAAGCTGTAGAGGCACACCGGGTGTCCCGTTCTGCTTCGTTTAAGGGTTCTATAGAGGTTCGGGATACGGCAATTCGGGAGAACATTCGACAAAAGGCGCAAGAAATCACAAGGGGTGAGTAA
- the trpB gene encoding tryptophan synthase subunit beta: MGEKGYFGPYGGRYVPEVLGRAIEEIEEAFEAACTDRAFQDELALLQRDFIGRPTPLLYAENSSRLLGGADIYIKMEGLAHTGAHKINNALGQALLAKRMGKTRVIAETGAGQHGLATAAACAKLGLSCTIYMGAVDVDRQQPNVATMELFGAQVVPVYAGSQTLKDAINEAFRDWAASFADTFYIIGSALGPAPYPDMVRTFQSVIGKEVKEQLASRGLEPEALVACVGGGSNAIGFFSPYLEAEKPRLIGVEAGGRGTSLGDHAARMTGEGARTGIVHGYKSRFLLTEEGQVAPTHSISAGLDYPGIGPQLAALGRSGRLEFRRASDEEALEALTFFARHEGVVFALESAHAGAVAINLARSLPKGKVVVVNMSGRGDKDLFITAPYFRPAAWAAFLERELAALRAHPSGIAPPPSSGTGLENARGVAHSTTSKLISSPTSREVHHG; the protein is encoded by the coding sequence ATGGGTGAAAAGGGCTACTTTGGTCCCTATGGAGGACGCTACGTCCCAGAGGTTCTGGGGCGGGCCATTGAAGAAATAGAAGAAGCCTTTGAAGCAGCCTGTACCGATAGGGCATTTCAGGATGAATTGGCGCTGCTCCAGCGGGACTTTATTGGTCGACCTACGCCTCTGTTATATGCAGAGAATTCCAGCCGCCTCCTGGGAGGCGCAGATATTTACATAAAAATGGAAGGTCTTGCCCACACGGGGGCCCACAAGATAAACAACGCCCTGGGTCAGGCCCTCCTGGCGAAGCGGATGGGGAAGACCCGGGTAATCGCCGAAACGGGGGCGGGCCAGCATGGTCTTGCCACCGCCGCGGCCTGCGCCAAATTGGGGCTTTCCTGCACCATCTACATGGGGGCGGTGGATGTGGATCGGCAACAGCCTAATGTGGCCACCATGGAACTGTTTGGCGCCCAGGTGGTGCCGGTCTATGCGGGGAGCCAGACCCTGAAAGATGCCATTAACGAAGCATTCCGGGATTGGGCCGCTTCGTTTGCGGACACCTTTTACATTATCGGGTCTGCCCTGGGACCCGCCCCCTATCCCGATATGGTTCGCACCTTTCAATCCGTGATTGGGAAGGAAGTGAAAGAACAGCTTGCTTCCCGGGGACTTGAACCAGAAGCCCTGGTGGCCTGTGTAGGGGGTGGTTCAAATGCGATTGGCTTTTTTTCTCCCTACCTTGAAGCAGAAAAGCCCCGCCTTATTGGAGTAGAAGCCGGCGGAAGGGGAACCTCCCTGGGGGACCATGCGGCCCGCATGACCGGAGAAGGGGCCCGTACCGGGATTGTGCATGGGTACAAGAGCCGCTTCCTTTTAACCGAAGAAGGCCAGGTGGCCCCCACCCATTCTATTTCGGCAGGGTTGGATTACCCTGGCATCGGACCTCAGCTGGCGGCCCTGGGCCGCAGCGGTCGCCTAGAATTTCGCCGGGCCAGTGACGAAGAGGCCCTGGAAGCCCTGACATTCTTTGCCCGCCACGAGGGGGTAGTCTTTGCCCTGGAAAGCGCCCATGCGGGAGCGGTGGCTATCAATCTTGCCCGTTCCCTTCCAAAAGGAAAGGTGGTGGTGGTAAACATGTCTGGTCGGGGCGACAAGGACCTCTTTATCACCGCCCCCTATTTCAGACCCGCCGCGTGGGCCGCCTTCCTGGAACGGGAACTCGCGGCCCTCAGGGCGCACCCTTCCGGAATCGCCCCACCCCCCTCCTCGGGAACAGGTCTTGAAAATGCCAGAGGGGTCGCCCACTCTACTACCTCGAAGCTCATCTCATCCCCCACATCCCGGGAGGTTCATCATGGATAA
- a CDS encoding bifunctional anthranilate synthase component II/anthranilate phosphoribosyltransferase — MILIIDNYDSFTYNVYQMVSRLSAEEVRVVRNDAISIQDIERLAPSRIILSPGPGRPEDAGITVEVIRHFAGQIPLLGICLGHQAIGYAFGAAIVQAKRICHGEAQEITLDGRGMFRTIGTKGTFTRYHSLVINEKTLPAELEITARSSDGDIMGVRHKHYLIEGIQFHPESIASTEGEALIRSFLQYRREPFPFKKTFEKAIQGIHLKQEEAEAFMEELTDGTMETAQVAAFLTALAIKKPAPEEIAGCAAVLRRKKTPFPLGTPIPLADTCGTGGDGQGSFNISSMAALVASACGLPIAKHGNRAVSSKAGSADFYEALGIPINLHPSQAAKLLETTGFVFLFAPLYHGAMKHAAPARKALGIKTIMNLVGPLSNPANATYQVIGVYDRDLLEVVARAAHLLGVQRVLTVHSHDGFDEISPAAPTDMVEIDEKGNLTHLTFDPVKEGFGLYSREELAGGTAQENVRLARDLLAGAGRPAIEAAVAFNAGAALYVSGRAASVSEGARIAADCLASGKASKKLEEIISVGKDITEAVGASHG, encoded by the coding sequence ATGATCCTTATTATTGATAATTACGATTCCTTTACCTACAACGTGTATCAGATGGTAAGCCGGCTTTCGGCCGAAGAAGTGCGGGTCGTCCGCAACGATGCGATTTCGATACAGGATATAGAACGGCTTGCCCCCAGTCGGATTATCCTTTCTCCCGGCCCCGGCCGTCCAGAGGATGCGGGGATTACGGTGGAGGTAATTCGCCACTTTGCAGGACAAATCCCCCTCCTCGGGATTTGTCTCGGTCATCAGGCCATTGGCTACGCCTTCGGGGCGGCCATTGTCCAGGCAAAGCGGATTTGTCATGGGGAGGCCCAGGAAATTACCCTGGACGGCCGGGGCATGTTCAGGACTATTGGAACAAAAGGAACCTTTACCCGTTACCATAGCCTTGTAATCAATGAAAAGACCCTTCCAGCAGAACTGGAGATTACCGCCCGGAGTTCCGATGGGGACATCATGGGAGTACGCCACAAACACTATCTAATAGAAGGGATTCAGTTTCATCCTGAATCGATCGCCAGTACCGAAGGGGAAGCCCTTATTCGATCCTTTCTTCAGTATCGTCGGGAACCTTTCCCCTTTAAAAAGACCTTTGAAAAGGCTATCCAGGGAATTCACCTGAAACAGGAAGAAGCCGAAGCGTTTATGGAGGAACTTACCGACGGTACCATGGAAACGGCCCAGGTAGCGGCCTTTCTCACCGCCCTGGCCATAAAAAAGCCCGCCCCCGAAGAAATCGCCGGGTGCGCCGCGGTTCTCCGACGGAAAAAAACGCCATTCCCTCTGGGAACTCCCATACCCCTGGCCGACACCTGCGGCACCGGTGGAGATGGGCAGGGTTCCTTCAATATCAGTTCCATGGCTGCCCTGGTGGCAAGCGCCTGCGGGCTTCCCATCGCAAAACACGGGAACCGGGCCGTTTCCAGCAAGGCCGGGAGCGCCGACTTCTACGAAGCCCTGGGGATTCCCATCAACCTTCATCCTTCGCAGGCGGCCAAGCTCCTTGAAACCACGGGCTTTGTCTTTCTTTTTGCGCCCCTCTATCACGGCGCAATGAAACATGCGGCCCCGGCCCGAAAAGCCCTGGGTATAAAGACCATCATGAACCTGGTGGGGCCCCTCTCAAACCCCGCCAATGCGACCTATCAGGTCATCGGCGTATACGATAGGGACCTTCTGGAAGTGGTGGCCCGGGCGGCCCATCTCCTGGGAGTACAGCGGGTGCTTACGGTTCATAGCCACGACGGCTTTGATGAAATTTCCCCCGCGGCTCCTACTGACATGGTAGAAATCGATGAAAAGGGGAACCTTACCCATCTTACCTTTGATCCCGTAAAAGAAGGGTTTGGCCTTTATTCCCGGGAAGAACTCGCCGGTGGTACGGCCCAGGAAAATGTGCGCCTTGCCCGGGACCTACTGGCCGGGGCCGGTCGACCGGCCATTGAAGCGGCGGTGGCCTTTAATGCGGGGGCCGCCCTGTATGTATCCGGCCGGGCGGCTTCGGTAAGCGAGGGGGCCCGTATCGCCGCGGATTGTCTTGCCAGCGGAAAGGCCAGCAAAAAACTGGAGGAAATCATCTCCGTAGGCAAGGATATTACCGAAGCGGTGGGAGCTTCCCATGGATGA
- a CDS encoding chorismate-binding protein, producing MKSSGDRCLILSIPGERFTPFTLAKKLGARAILESASFKKGRERYSILLLDEAFRVIQEENDVILEIDGKRHRWSWPGPAHEAPSGKGWDILDALATIAGQNSAAVPHLPVPGAGIGFLGYEFVRRCDTVTLSPGEDPLGIPEAEFIVGHLYLIVDHYTDMLHLVGLNYEQHQIDLEKAIHQVRQRLDDLDFTYLAPPAAAVPLEIMSDEGADKLIFCEGVEKLQRHIVAGDIIQGVLSRRLVCRSELDALEGYRRLRSTSPSPYMFYINFGSYALIGASPESLVRLRDGVASIRPIAGTRRRGRTADEDRALEAELLADPKERAEHLMLVDLARNDLGRVCLAGSVQVTRNMEIEHFSHVMHIVSEVEGKPNPAIPYTQVLRAAFPAGTVSGAPKLRAIELVSQQERYRRSFYAGAVGYLDVHGGFDTCITIRSALVKDGYWYLQSGAGIVYASRPEREWEETNEKLAALRQALQGTATSPVKGVAETISGGRS from the coding sequence ATGAAATCCAGCGGCGACCGATGCCTTATCCTTTCCATTCCGGGAGAACGATTTACCCCCTTTACGCTGGCTAAGAAACTGGGGGCCCGGGCCATTCTGGAATCGGCCTCGTTTAAAAAAGGACGGGAACGGTACTCTATCCTTCTTCTGGACGAGGCCTTTCGCGTCATCCAGGAAGAGAATGATGTCATCCTGGAAATAGATGGGAAACGCCACCGCTGGTCATGGCCAGGTCCTGCTCATGAAGCGCCTTCGGGAAAAGGCTGGGATATCCTGGACGCCCTTGCTACAATTGCAGGGCAAAATAGCGCCGCCGTCCCCCATTTACCGGTCCCCGGTGCGGGGATTGGCTTTTTAGGATACGAATTTGTGCGACGCTGCGATACGGTAACCCTGAGTCCCGGAGAGGACCCCCTTGGTATTCCCGAAGCGGAATTCATCGTTGGGCACCTGTATCTTATCGTGGACCACTACACGGATATGTTGCACCTGGTGGGCCTTAACTACGAACAACACCAGATCGATCTGGAAAAGGCTATTCATCAGGTTCGACAACGGCTGGATGACCTGGATTTTACCTACCTGGCACCACCGGCTGCGGCGGTTCCCCTGGAAATCATGAGTGACGAAGGGGCGGACAAACTCATCTTCTGTGAAGGGGTAGAAAAATTACAACGGCACATCGTTGCAGGAGATATCATTCAGGGAGTCCTTTCCCGTCGTCTGGTCTGCCGTTCTGAATTGGATGCCCTGGAAGGCTACCGACGGCTCCGTTCCACCAGTCCTTCCCCTTACATGTTCTATATCAATTTTGGATCCTACGCCCTGATAGGGGCTTCGCCGGAAAGTCTTGTCCGACTACGGGATGGGGTAGCCTCTATTCGTCCCATTGCGGGGACCCGGCGACGGGGAAGAACCGCCGATGAAGACCGGGCCTTAGAGGCGGAACTGCTGGCGGACCCCAAGGAACGGGCGGAACACCTAATGCTGGTAGATTTAGCCCGGAACGACCTGGGGCGGGTGTGCCTTGCCGGGTCAGTTCAGGTAACCCGCAACATGGAAATAGAACACTTTAGCCACGTGATGCATATCGTTTCAGAGGTGGAAGGAAAGCCCAATCCGGCGATTCCCTACACCCAGGTGCTTCGGGCGGCGTTTCCTGCGGGCACGGTTTCGGGGGCGCCGAAACTTCGGGCTATTGAACTCGTCTCCCAACAGGAACGGTATCGCCGGAGTTTCTACGCCGGTGCGGTAGGATATCTGGATGTGCATGGCGGTTTCGACACCTGCATTACCATTCGATCCGCCCTGGTAAAAGATGGTTATTGGTACCTGCAATCGGGGGCCGGGATAGTCTACGCATCCCGGCCGGAACGGGAGTGGGAAGAAACCAACGAAAAACTGGCGGCCCTCCGCCAGGCCCTGCAGGGGACCGCTACCAGCCCTGTGAAAGGAGTGGCAGAGACTATTTCAGGAGGTCGATCATGA